One Pseudomonas muyukensis DNA segment encodes these proteins:
- a CDS encoding polyamine ABC transporter substrate-binding protein, with amino-acid sequence MVRLKRLLAPLIATGLLAGALQAHADQRTLRVFNWFDYITPQTLTGFQQDSGVKLVYDIFDTNEALEAKLLTGNSGYDVVVPSNVFLAKQIEAGVFQPLDRAKLPNWQHLDPALMKLIESNDPGNQHAVPYMYGTVLIGFNPAKVKAALGDDAPLDSWELIFKEQNIAKLKQCGVALLDSPSEILPLALAYLGLDPNSGKPADYQKAQDLLLKIRPYITYFHSSKYMADMANGDICVAVGYSGSFSQAANRAREANNGVVVDMRLPREGAPIWFDMLAIPKNAANPQDAHAFINYLLRPEVIAPISDFVGYPNPNKDATDKVSPAIRNNSNLYPTAEAMAKLYTLKPLPRDAERARTRAWTKIKSGT; translated from the coding sequence ATGGTCCGACTCAAGCGTCTGCTCGCCCCGCTCATCGCCACCGGCCTGCTCGCCGGCGCGCTCCAGGCCCATGCCGACCAGCGCACCTTGCGGGTCTTCAACTGGTTTGACTACATCACTCCGCAGACCCTCACCGGTTTCCAGCAAGACAGCGGCGTGAAACTGGTCTACGACATCTTCGACACCAACGAGGCACTGGAGGCCAAGCTGCTCACCGGCAACTCCGGCTATGACGTGGTGGTGCCCTCCAACGTGTTCCTTGCCAAACAGATCGAAGCCGGTGTGTTCCAGCCGCTGGACCGCGCCAAGCTGCCCAACTGGCAGCATTTGGACCCGGCGCTGATGAAGCTGATCGAGAGCAACGACCCCGGCAACCAGCACGCGGTGCCCTACATGTACGGCACCGTGCTGATCGGCTTCAACCCCGCCAAGGTCAAGGCGGCGCTGGGCGATGACGCGCCGCTGGACAGCTGGGAGCTGATCTTCAAGGAACAGAACATCGCCAAGCTCAAGCAGTGCGGCGTGGCGCTGCTCGACTCCCCTTCGGAGATCCTGCCGCTGGCCCTCGCCTACCTGGGCCTGGACCCCAACAGCGGCAAGCCGGCGGACTACCAGAAGGCCCAGGATCTGCTGCTGAAGATTCGCCCGTACATCACCTACTTCCACTCTTCCAAGTACATGGCCGACATGGCCAATGGCGACATCTGCGTGGCGGTGGGTTATTCGGGCAGTTTCTCCCAGGCCGCCAACCGGGCGCGCGAGGCGAACAACGGCGTGGTGGTGGACATGCGCCTGCCCAGGGAAGGCGCGCCGATCTGGTTCGACATGCTGGCGATCCCGAAGAACGCGGCCAACCCGCAGGATGCCCACGCCTTCATCAATTACCTGCTACGCCCCGAGGTCATCGCCCCGATCAGCGATTTCGTCGGTTACCCCAACCCGAACAAGGACGCCACCGACAAGGTCAGCCCGGCGATCCGCAACAACTCCAACCTGTACCCGACGGCAGAGGCGATGGCCAAGCTGTACACCCTCAAGCCGTTGCCGCGGGATGCCGAACGGGCGCGGACCAGGGCCTGGACCAAGATCAAGTCCGGGACCTGA
- a CDS encoding GNAT family N-acetyltransferase, which yields MSDALNWTPAGTPKAEPLAGRFIRLEKLDPARHGDDLWDVLQGPGSDPLLWDYLPYGPFAERASFQRWLDNNAASRDPLFYSVIDRASGQVQGILSYMSIVPEQGRFEIGHIAFGAAMQRSPKGTEAVYLLSKLGFALGNRRLEWKCNDANARSKRAAERFGFVFEGVFRNHMVVKDRNRDTAWYSIIDAQWPAVAAGFECWLSEENQQPGGQLRTLESCRLG from the coding sequence ATGAGCGATGCATTGAACTGGACACCTGCCGGTACACCCAAGGCCGAGCCCCTCGCAGGCCGTTTCATCCGCCTGGAGAAGCTCGACCCGGCGCGCCATGGCGACGACCTCTGGGACGTGCTGCAAGGGCCGGGCTCGGACCCGCTGCTGTGGGACTACCTGCCCTATGGCCCGTTCGCCGAACGCGCCAGCTTCCAGCGCTGGCTCGACAACAACGCCGCCAGCCGCGATCCGCTGTTCTACAGCGTGATCGACCGTGCCAGCGGCCAGGTGCAGGGCATCCTCAGCTACATGTCGATCGTGCCCGAGCAGGGCCGCTTCGAGATCGGCCACATCGCCTTCGGCGCGGCCATGCAGCGCTCGCCCAAAGGCACCGAAGCGGTCTACCTGCTGAGCAAGCTGGGCTTCGCGCTGGGCAACCGCCGGCTGGAGTGGAAGTGCAACGACGCCAACGCCCGGTCCAAGCGCGCGGCCGAACGCTTTGGCTTTGTCTTCGAAGGGGTATTTCGCAATCACATGGTGGTCAAGGATCGCAATCGGGACACGGCGTGGTATTCGATCATCGATGCACAATGGCCGGCGGTGGCGGCGGGGTTCGAGTGCTGGTTGAGCGAGGAGAACCAGCAGCCGGGCGGGCAGCTGCGCACGCTGGAGTCGTGTCGCCTGGGCTAA
- a CDS encoding PLP-dependent aminotransferase family protein codes for MREASHALPFDPAGIILDRRRGLSQQLYQALRARVLDGRLGSGTRLPATRDLAAILGLSRNSVVRAYDQLYAEGFIESRVGDGTYVSQLEKLSTQLSTGLSLGLSTGLSTFSPSDTEDLSSLAAVSVPLQRLKEHHLPPPKSGAPRAFRVGVPAYDLFPFDVWAKLHAGFWRNPDPSALGYGDPAGELALRELIATYLRRSRGLSCTAEQILITHGAQEAISLCAQLLLQSGDAVAVENPGYRAAGHAFALAGAQLRGMPVDDEGMDCTGLADCRLAYVTPAHQYPTGVTMSLARRLALLAWAEREQAWIIEDDYDGEYRYSGAPLAPLATLDRQGRVLYVGTFGKIAFPALRLGYLVLPRHLVQAFSRGRALAVRHSEVGTQWVMAQFMALGHFQRHIRRMRRAALARRDVLMAGWPLDVPGLGAMPEVAAGLHVKVDVDNFAREQALVAQAQAVGVEVNPLSSFWLEDSQVPVDKRAGLVLGFAAVPQAQVADALMRLRKAWR; via the coding sequence ATGCGCGAAGCGTCCCATGCCTTGCCGTTCGATCCTGCCGGCATCATCCTCGACCGGCGCCGTGGCCTTAGCCAGCAGCTGTACCAGGCCTTGCGCGCGCGGGTGCTGGACGGTCGCCTCGGCAGTGGTACCCGCTTGCCCGCCACCCGTGACCTGGCGGCGATCCTGGGGTTGTCGCGCAATAGCGTGGTGCGGGCCTACGACCAGTTGTACGCCGAAGGTTTCATTGAAAGTCGGGTGGGCGACGGCACCTATGTCAGCCAGCTGGAAAAACTATCCACACAACTGTCCACAGGGTTATCCCTGGGTTTATCAACAGGTTTATCCACATTTTCGCCTTCTGATACTGAGGATTTATCCAGCTTGGCAGCTGTCAGCGTGCCCTTGCAGCGTCTGAAAGAACACCATTTGCCGCCGCCGAAAAGTGGGGCTCCACGTGCATTCCGGGTGGGCGTGCCGGCCTACGATCTGTTCCCGTTCGATGTGTGGGCCAAGCTGCATGCGGGTTTCTGGCGAAACCCCGATCCTTCGGCGCTCGGCTACGGCGACCCGGCGGGGGAGCTGGCGCTGCGTGAGCTGATTGCCACTTACTTGCGCCGTTCGCGGGGGCTCTCCTGCACGGCTGAACAAATTTTGATCACCCATGGCGCCCAGGAGGCCATCAGCCTTTGTGCACAGTTGCTGTTGCAGTCGGGCGACGCCGTGGCTGTGGAAAACCCTGGGTACCGCGCGGCGGGGCACGCGTTTGCCCTGGCCGGGGCACAGCTCAGGGGCATGCCGGTGGACGACGAGGGCATGGATTGCACGGGCCTGGCGGACTGCCGCTTGGCCTATGTGACGCCGGCCCACCAGTACCCGACGGGGGTCACCATGAGCCTGGCTAGGCGCCTGGCGCTGCTGGCCTGGGCCGAGCGGGAACAGGCCTGGATCATCGAGGACGACTATGACGGCGAGTACCGCTACAGCGGCGCGCCACTGGCACCGCTGGCGACCTTGGATCGGCAAGGCCGGGTGCTGTATGTCGGCACCTTCGGCAAGATTGCCTTCCCCGCGCTGCGCCTGGGCTACCTGGTACTGCCCAGGCACCTGGTGCAGGCATTCAGCCGTGGTCGGGCCTTGGCGGTGCGCCACTCGGAGGTGGGCACCCAGTGGGTGATGGCGCAGTTCATGGCCCTGGGGCATTTCCAGCGGCACATCCGGCGGATGCGGCGGGCGGCGTTGGCGCGGCGCGATGTGCTGATGGCCGGCTGGCCGCTGGATGTGCCGGGGTTGGGGGCGATGCCGGAGGTGGCGGCGGGGCTGCATGTGAAAGTGGATGTGGATAACTTTGCGCGGGAGCAGGCCCTGGTAGCCCAGGCGCAGGCGGTCGGGGTGGAGGTGAATCCGCTGAGCTCATTCTGGCTGGAGGACAGCCAGGTGCCTGTGGATAAACGCGCGGGGCTGGTGCTGGGGTTTGCCGCAGTGCCGCAAGCCCAGGTGGCGGACGCGTTGATGCGCCTGCGCAAGGCCTGGAGATAG
- the oadA gene encoding sodium-extruding oxaloacetate decarboxylase subunit alpha: MSKKIFVTDTILRDAHQSLLATRMRTEDMLPICDKLDKVGYWSLEVWGGATFDACVRFLKEDPWERLRKLRNALPNTRLQMLLRGQNLLGYRHYSDDVVKAFVAKAAVNGIDVFRIFDAMNDVRNLRVAIEAVKAAGKHAQGTIAYTTSPVHTIDAFVKQAKQMEAMGCDSVAIKDMAGLLTPFATGELVKALKAEQSLPVFIHSHDTAGLAAMCQLKAVENGADHIDTAISSFAWGTSHPGTESMVAALKGSEFDTGLDLELLQEIGLYFYAVRKKYHQFESEFTAVDTRVQVNQVPGGMISNLANQLKEQGALNRMNEVLAEIPRVREDLGFPPLVTPTSQIVGTQAFFNVLAGERYKTITNEVKLYLQGGYGKAPGVVNEQLRRQAIGSEEVIDVRPADLLKPEMAKLRADIGALAHNEEDVLTFAMFPDIGRKFLEEREAGTLTPEALLPIPEAGAAAAVGGEGVPTEFVIDVHGETYRVDITGVGVKAEGKRHFYLSIDGMPEEVVFEPLNEFVGGGGSKRKQASAPGHVSTSMPGNIVDVLVKEGDVVKAGQAVLITEAMKMETEVQAAIAGKVVAIHVAKGDRVTPGEILIEIEG, translated from the coding sequence ATGTCCAAGAAAATCTTTGTTACCGACACGATCCTGCGCGACGCCCACCAGTCCTTGCTGGCCACCCGCATGCGCACCGAAGACATGCTGCCGATCTGCGACAAGCTCGACAAGGTCGGCTACTGGTCGCTGGAAGTCTGGGGTGGCGCCACCTTCGACGCCTGCGTGCGTTTCCTCAAGGAAGACCCGTGGGAACGCCTGCGCAAGTTGCGCAACGCGCTGCCCAACACCCGCCTGCAGATGCTCCTGCGTGGGCAGAACCTGCTGGGCTACCGTCATTACAGCGACGACGTGGTCAAGGCCTTCGTCGCCAAGGCCGCGGTCAACGGCATCGATGTGTTCCGCATCTTCGACGCCATGAACGACGTGCGTAACCTGCGCGTGGCCATCGAGGCGGTCAAGGCTGCTGGCAAGCACGCCCAGGGCACCATCGCCTACACCACCAGCCCGGTGCACACCATCGACGCCTTCGTGAAGCAGGCCAAGCAGATGGAAGCCATGGGCTGCGACTCGGTGGCGATCAAGGACATGGCCGGCCTGCTGACCCCGTTCGCCACCGGCGAGCTGGTCAAGGCGCTGAAGGCCGAGCAGTCGCTGCCGGTGTTCATCCACTCCCATGACACCGCCGGCCTGGCCGCCATGTGCCAGCTCAAGGCGGTGGAAAACGGCGCCGACCATATCGACACGGCCATCTCCAGCTTCGCCTGGGGCACCAGCCATCCGGGCACCGAGTCGATGGTCGCCGCGCTCAAGGGCAGCGAGTTCGACACCGGCCTGGACCTGGAGCTGCTGCAGGAGATCGGCCTGTACTTCTACGCCGTGCGCAAGAAGTACCATCAGTTCGAGAGCGAATTCACCGCCGTGGACACCCGCGTGCAGGTCAACCAGGTGCCGGGCGGGATGATTTCCAACCTGGCCAACCAGCTCAAGGAGCAGGGCGCGCTCAACCGCATGAACGAAGTGCTGGCGGAGATCCCGCGGGTGCGCGAAGACCTCGGCTTCCCGCCGCTGGTGACCCCGACCTCGCAGATCGTCGGCACCCAGGCGTTCTTCAACGTGCTGGCCGGCGAGCGCTACAAGACCATCACCAACGAAGTGAAGCTGTACCTGCAGGGTGGCTATGGCAAGGCCCCGGGTGTGGTCAACGAGCAACTGCGGCGTCAGGCCATCGGCAGCGAGGAAGTGATCGATGTGCGCCCGGCCGACTTGCTCAAGCCGGAAATGGCCAAGCTGCGCGCCGATATCGGCGCCCTGGCCCACAACGAAGAAGACGTGCTGACCTTCGCCATGTTCCCCGACATCGGGCGCAAGTTCCTCGAAGAGCGCGAAGCCGGCACCCTGACCCCCGAAGCGCTGCTGCCGATCCCCGAAGCCGGTGCCGCCGCTGCGGTGGGTGGCGAGGGCGTGCCCACCGAGTTCGTCATCGACGTGCACGGTGAGACCTACCGCGTCGACATCACCGGCGTCGGCGTCAAGGCCGAAGGCAAGCGCCACTTCTACCTGTCCATCGACGGCATGCCCGAAGAAGTGGTGTTCGAGCCGCTCAACGAGTTCGTCGGCGGTGGCGGCAGCAAGCGCAAGCAAGCCAGCGCGCCGGGCCATGTCAGTACCAGCATGCCGGGCAACATCGTCGATGTGCTGGTCAAGGAAGGCGATGTGGTCAAGGCCGGCCAGGCGGTGCTGATCACCGAGGCGATGAAGATGGAGACCGAAGTGCAGGCGGCTATCGCCGGCAAGGTCGTGGCGATCCATGTGGCCAAGGGCGACCGGGTGACGCCGGGCGAGATCCTGATCGAGATCGAAGGCTGA
- a CDS encoding histone deacetylase family protein, whose protein sequence is MLTIYSDDHRLHHGRCELIDGKLMPCFEMPSRADHVLEQVKQRNLGPVQGPNDFGRTPLQRIHSAGYLDFFEGAWARWAALGQQGDLLPFTWPARTLRQVKPSGLHGELGYYSFDAGAPITAGTWQAAYSAAQVALTAQAAIQQGARAAFALCRPPGHHAAAEVMGGYCYLNNAAIAAQAFLDQGRRKVAILDVDYHHGNGTQDIFYARNDVFFASIHGDPQDEFPFFLGYADETGEGPGEGCNINYPLPTGSDWSAWSAALEDACQRIERYDPEVLVISLGVDTFKDDPISQFKLDSPDYLAMGERIGRLGKPTLFVMEGGYAVAQIGINAVNVLEGFQHAQPGA, encoded by the coding sequence ATGCTGACGATCTATTCCGATGACCACCGTCTGCACCATGGCCGCTGCGAGCTGATCGACGGCAAGCTGATGCCCTGCTTCGAAATGCCCTCCCGTGCCGACCACGTCCTGGAGCAGGTCAAGCAGCGCAACCTCGGCCCTGTGCAGGGGCCCAACGATTTCGGTCGTACCCCGCTGCAGCGCATTCACAGTGCCGGCTACCTGGACTTCTTCGAAGGCGCCTGGGCCCGCTGGGCGGCCCTCGGCCAGCAAGGCGACCTGCTGCCATTCACCTGGCCCGCACGCACCCTGCGCCAGGTCAAGCCCAGCGGCCTGCACGGCGAGCTCGGCTACTACAGCTTCGACGCCGGCGCGCCGATCACCGCCGGTACCTGGCAGGCCGCCTACAGCGCCGCCCAAGTGGCGCTGACCGCGCAGGCCGCGATCCAGCAAGGCGCCCGCGCGGCCTTCGCCCTGTGTCGCCCGCCTGGGCACCACGCCGCCGCCGAGGTGATGGGCGGCTACTGCTACCTGAACAACGCCGCCATCGCCGCCCAGGCCTTCCTCGACCAGGGCCGGCGCAAGGTGGCCATCCTCGATGTCGACTACCACCACGGCAACGGCACCCAGGACATCTTCTACGCCCGCAACGATGTGTTCTTCGCCTCGATCCACGGCGACCCGCAGGACGAGTTCCCGTTTTTCCTCGGCTATGCCGACGAAACCGGCGAAGGCCCGGGTGAAGGCTGCAACATCAACTACCCGTTGCCCACCGGTAGCGATTGGAGCGCCTGGAGCGCCGCCCTGGAAGACGCCTGCCAGCGCATCGAGCGCTATGACCCCGAGGTGCTGGTGATCTCCCTTGGCGTGGATACGTTCAAGGACGATCCGATCTCCCAGTTCAAGCTGGACAGCCCGGATTACCTGGCCATGGGCGAGCGCATCGGCAGGCTCGGCAAGCCCACCCTGTTCGTGATGGAAGGTGGCTATGCCGTGGCACAAATCGGCATCAACGCGGTCAATGTGCTGGAAGGCTTCCAGCACGCCCAGCCAGGAGCCTGA
- a CDS encoding FMN-binding negative transcriptional regulator: MYNSKAHQEHDLCRLHLHMQQTRLAMLVSHGEQGLLASHLPVLLAPDEGEFGTVYGHLARANRQWQDLAQGGEALLVFPGADAYVSPGYYPSKHDNPRTVPTWNYTAVHAHGPVEVIHDATALLAIVSRLTDRHERGRDTPWKTTDAPADYLDGMLRAIVGIRLPITRLQGARKLSQNRSAEDIAGVRAGLAASTDYLDNQLAAQMRDL; the protein is encoded by the coding sequence ATGTACAACAGCAAAGCCCACCAGGAACACGACCTCTGCCGGCTGCACCTGCACATGCAGCAGACCCGCCTGGCCATGCTGGTCAGCCACGGCGAACAGGGCCTGCTGGCCAGCCACTTGCCGGTGCTGCTGGCCCCGGACGAAGGTGAGTTCGGCACCGTCTACGGCCATCTGGCCCGCGCCAATCGCCAGTGGCAGGACCTGGCGCAAGGCGGTGAAGCGCTGCTGGTGTTTCCCGGTGCCGATGCCTATGTCAGCCCAGGCTACTACCCAAGCAAGCACGACAACCCCAGAACGGTGCCTACCTGGAACTACACGGCGGTTCACGCCCATGGCCCGGTCGAAGTCATCCACGACGCCACAGCGTTGCTGGCGATCGTCAGCCGCCTGACCGATCGCCACGAACGGGGGCGCGACACCCCCTGGAAAACCACCGACGCCCCTGCCGACTACCTCGACGGCATGCTCCGCGCCATCGTCGGCATCCGCCTGCCCATCACCCGCCTGCAAGGCGCGCGCAAACTCAGCCAGAACCGTTCGGCCGAGGATATCGCCGGCGTGCGCGCGGGCCTGGCGGCCAGCACCGACTACCTGGACAACCAACTCGCCGCGCAGATGCGCGATCTCTGA
- a CDS encoding acetyl-CoA carboxylase biotin carboxylase subunit, with protein MIKKILIANRGEIAVRIVRACAEMGIRSVAIYSDADRHALHVKRADEAYSIGAEPLAGYLNPRKLVNLAVETGCDALHPGYGFLSENAELAEICAERGIKFIGPAADVIRRMGDKTEARRTMIAAGVPVTPGTEGNVADIHEALREGERIGYPVMLKATSGGGGRGIRRCNSREELEQNFPRVISEATKAFGSAEVFLEKCIVNPKHIEAQILGDSFGNVVHLFERDCSIQRRNQKLIEIAPSPQLTPEQRAYIGDLAVRAAKAVDYENAGTVEFLLADGEVYFMEMNTRVQVEHTITEEITGIDIVREQIRIASGLPLSIKQEDIQHRGYALQFRINAEDPKNNFLPSFGKITRYYAPGGPGVRTDTAIYTGYTIPPFYDSMCLKLVVWALTWEEAMDRGLRALDDMRVQGVKTTAAYYQEILRNPEFRSGQFNTSFVESHPELTNYSIKRKPEELALAIAAAIAAHAGL; from the coding sequence GTGATAAAAAAAATCCTGATCGCCAACCGGGGTGAAATCGCAGTTCGGATCGTGCGTGCCTGCGCCGAAATGGGCATTCGCTCTGTGGCGATCTATTCCGACGCCGACCGTCACGCCTTGCACGTCAAGCGCGCCGACGAGGCCTACAGCATCGGTGCCGAGCCGCTGGCCGGCTACCTGAACCCGCGCAAGCTGGTGAACCTTGCTGTCGAGACCGGCTGCGATGCCCTGCATCCAGGCTATGGTTTCCTGTCGGAAAACGCCGAACTGGCGGAGATCTGCGCCGAACGCGGAATCAAGTTCATCGGCCCGGCCGCCGACGTCATTCGCCGCATGGGCGACAAGACCGAGGCACGCCGCACCATGATCGCGGCCGGGGTGCCAGTTACCCCAGGCACCGAAGGCAACGTCGCCGATATCCATGAGGCCCTGCGCGAGGGCGAGCGCATCGGTTACCCGGTGATGCTCAAGGCCACCTCCGGTGGTGGCGGGCGTGGCATCCGCCGCTGCAACAGCCGTGAAGAGCTGGAACAGAACTTTCCCCGTGTCATTTCCGAGGCCACCAAGGCGTTCGGCTCGGCGGAAGTGTTCCTGGAAAAATGCATCGTCAATCCCAAGCACATCGAGGCGCAGATCCTCGGTGACAGCTTCGGCAACGTGGTGCACCTGTTCGAGCGCGACTGCTCGATCCAGCGGCGCAACCAGAAGCTCATCGAAATCGCCCCGAGCCCGCAGCTGACCCCAGAACAGCGCGCCTACATCGGCGACCTGGCGGTGCGCGCGGCCAAGGCGGTGGACTACGAGAACGCCGGTACCGTGGAGTTCCTGCTCGCCGATGGCGAGGTGTACTTCATGGAGATGAACACCCGGGTGCAGGTGGAACACACCATCACCGAGGAAATCACCGGTATCGATATCGTCCGTGAGCAGATTCGCATCGCTTCCGGCCTGCCGCTGTCGATCAAGCAGGAAGACATTCAGCACCGCGGCTACGCCCTGCAGTTTCGCATCAACGCCGAAGACCCGAAGAACAACTTCCTGCCCAGCTTCGGCAAGATCACCCGCTACTACGCCCCGGGCGGTCCGGGCGTGCGCACCGATACCGCGATCTACACCGGCTACACCATCCCGCCGTTCTACGACTCCATGTGCCTGAAGCTGGTGGTCTGGGCGTTGACCTGGGAAGAAGCCATGGACCGCGGCCTGCGAGCTCTGGACGACATGCGCGTGCAAGGGGTGAAGACCACCGCCGCGTACTACCAGGAAATCCTGCGCAATCCGGAATTCCGTAGTGGTCAGTTCAACACCAGCTTCGTCGAAAGCCACCCCGAACTGACCAACTACTCGATCAAGCGCAAACCCGAAGAGCTGGCCCTGGCCATCGCCGCCGCCATCGCCGCCCACGCAGGCCTGTGA
- a CDS encoding GNAT family N-acetyltransferase has protein sequence MTRVTLRPVGADDHPAWLPLWQAYLRFYQTELADSVSASTWQRLLDPNEPTHSTLAWVDGKAVGMVNFIYHRSNWSIEPSCYLQDLYVDSTQRGLGIGRQLIEQVYATAKAAGCSKVHWLTHETNATAISLYEQVAERPGFIQFRKAL, from the coding sequence ATGACCCGCGTTACCTTGCGCCCGGTCGGCGCCGACGACCACCCAGCCTGGCTGCCCCTGTGGCAGGCCTACCTGCGCTTCTACCAGACCGAACTGGCCGACAGCGTCAGCGCCAGTACCTGGCAGCGCCTGCTCGACCCCAACGAGCCGACCCACTCGACACTCGCCTGGGTCGATGGCAAGGCGGTGGGCATGGTCAACTTCATCTACCATCGTTCCAACTGGAGCATCGAGCCTTCCTGCTACCTGCAGGACCTCTACGTCGACAGTACGCAGCGCGGCCTGGGCATCGGCCGCCAACTGATCGAGCAGGTGTACGCCACGGCCAAGGCCGCCGGCTGCAGCAAAGTGCACTGGCTGACCCACGAAACCAACGCCACCGCCATCAGCCTGTACGAGCAGGTTGCCGAGCGCCCGGGCTTCATCCAATTTCGCAAGGCACTGTAG